Below is a genomic region from Tursiops truncatus isolate mTurTru1 chromosome 4, mTurTru1.mat.Y, whole genome shotgun sequence.
AACAGCTGGGGGAAACCCTAATCCAGAGTGAACGGGACATACACACCCCTCACTCCACATCTGACCCCAGTTTCAGGTCCCGTCCCAGCCAAGCCGCCGCCCTGACACGCACGCAGCTCAGCGACGGTGTCCGTCGGGCCTGCTGTGGGTGAGGGGAGGCCAGGGTTCTTTTTCTCCTACGCTTCTTTTTGTTGACAATGAAACAATCACCAGTAAGGTCTGCATTTCCAAATGTTTGTTTGACAGGAGAGGGATGAGAATCCCTCTGGGGTCAGAACTCAGTGATCTGAGTAGGAGAAGAGACGCGTCACACTGACACCTTGGCCTTTTCTCTGCTTGGTGACACGACCACCTGCACTTAAGCAACAGGACCAGACACGTAACGGTGCCCAACTGTCGGTGGTCCATAGGGtggtgcccccacccccagccaaagAAACCTGCCCAAGCCAATAAAAACCAAGAAACCCCAATGGAAATAGGCAGCACATAACGGAAGTCCAGATATCTGAGAACACCGTGTAAACAAACCTAATTTTAGTGGTCACCAGCTTAACGGTTCCCTCAGTTATTAAGGTTTGATCTCGACCTGACGAGGAAGCCGTGTGTGCGTGGAAAATGTCCTTCAAAGAGtacatgttatattttaaaatacgcACTACATTCTAAGCAGTGCCTTTTAAAGAGAAATGACACGAAGGCCAAGCTTTACTTGAAAACAGTATTTTGGTTAAGAAACAGTCACGGTTCACTCGAGTACTCACTTCTTACGGCGGCGCCCGTACAACTCCCGCCGCAGCTCCCGAGAGATGGGCTTCAGGTGCATGAAGTTGCAGAAGCCTCCCCGTGTGCACTCCCTGCGGGAGAACAGACGGGGTCATGTGGTGCGTGCCCCCCACCCGCCCAGGGCGCCCCTGGGGCCTGCACACACCTACCCCATCTCGTACTGGCGGCAGCAGGCTTCTCTGAAGTCGGTCACGGGGGAGAGCTCGGCGTGGATCGGCTGGCCATTAAACCAGCGGTTGTTCAGGTCAATCACGGCCTTTTCCGCATCTTCTTCACGGCGAAACTGAAAAGACAAGGCAAAAACGTTGCCGCCCACACCTCAATGACAAACGTCTTCAACTACTGACTCAACTATGCGTCACCCGCTCACAGGTAAAGTAATTCAGATGGGATAAAGTAATTCGGGTGGGATAATGTCGGACAGCAATTTAAGAACCAGCCCACCCTTTATTTACAATGAGTTAATTTTGCTACGGTCCAAGCTCATGCCACATATGTTGCCATGGTTTTCAAATTCAACTGGTTAAAAGAACACGTCATGATTTATGCAGGCAATgaaagctttttatttaaaaaaaggggtgggggggagaagaAACCAAACATATAAACCAGCTTCTTCTCCCCAGTCCAACAGCCGCTAACCAACAGCTGAAGACACCCGCCGACCGGGGCCCTCCCTGCGCCTTCCCGGCACCCGCAGGCCGGCCACCGGACCCAAGCCGCAGCCAACGAGGGCCGGTCAGCGCATCGAATTCATGGACAGGGCCGAGCACGTGGAACTTCGAGGCTAGCGGCTAAGGGCACTAACCCTTCCTCAGCCTCACCTGCCGTCTCACTCCTACCTTGACATACACGTTCCCAACAAGGTGGTCTCCGAGGTTGTCGCAGACGTTCATCTCCTCCACCTCCCCGTACTTCTCCTCCATTTCTGTGAAAACCTCCTGAAGGGAGGACAGTGGTTTGAGGatcacaacagaaataaaagagtaaCTGAACATAACTCACGTTTAGGCATTTTTATTAATGGAGAAAAGTCCTAATTCCATATACAGAGGGTGAACAACAGGTCAGTGGGTTTCAGTCAACAGCTCACCTCAAAAAATTCATCATAGTGTTCCTGCATCTCGACATCGCTCACAGCACCTGTGAACAACAGAAATCTTGCTGGTTAGAGCAGGGAACCGTGACCGAGACAGCTCTGTGCTTAAACTCAAACTGCTACGTAACACACATCAGATTATCTAGAGAGAGAACGAGAGCTGCGCTCTACTGGAGACTGAAGACACTGCATTACACAGCcacttgttaaaattttaaagtgtggtGAGATTTTTAAATGCCCCTTATGACAATCTCAATTCTggctattaaaatgttaaaatcacAACAAGTTTTAATCAGCATCAAAGGGCCAACATTTTCAGAAAGTGTGAGGAAAAGGTTGACTCTCAAATTAAGAaacttttaagtgaaaattttcttcctttttagatTTGAGATACAGGCCAAGTAatcacactgatttttttcctttcctttattagGTTAAAATGAAAGCTGAAATCAGGGTAAATGATTAAAAGCTGATGTTCCTGACTAGTTTCTTTCACCAATTAGCAGCCACACAAAATGTCATTAAAGTTCTTTCTGATGCGATTAAAACCCAAATGACCGAAAATAAAGACTCAGTAGGATAATTACCAAATTCAATTACAGTATTTTGAACGCCCTCTTTCACATAAAGGGAAAGTTACAATGCTTCGCTGAAGAAagcattattttctatttcaaactATTTTCATCAAGTTTATTCTTCATAATTCACATGCACTAAGTGAAATCAAGTCAGTTCTGTGGATAGATTTTGCAAATTTACATTCTATCCTCATCATCCTCCTACCAAATCTTACCATCA
It encodes:
- the U2AF1 gene encoding splicing factor U2AF 35 kDa subunit isoform X2, producing the protein MAEYLASIFGTEKDKVNCSFYFKIGACRHGDRCSRLHNKPTFSQTILIQNIYRNPQNSAQTADGSHCAVSDVEMQEHYDEFFEEVFTEMEEKYGEVEEMNVCDNLGDHLVGNVYVKFRREEDAEKAVIDLNNRWFNGQPIHAELSPVTDFREACCRQYEMGECTRGGFCNFMHLKPISRELRRELYGRRRKKHRSRSRSRERRSRSRDRGRGGGGGGGGGRERDRRRSRDRERSGRF
- the U2AF1 gene encoding splicing factor U2AF 35 kDa subunit isoform X3 — translated: MQEHYDEFFEEVFTEMEEKYGEVEEMNVCDNLGDHLVGNVYVKFRREEDAEKAVIDLNNRWFNGQPIHAELSPVTDFREACCRQYEMGECTRGGFCNFMHLKPISRELRRELYGRRRKKHRSRSRSRERRSRSRDRGRGGGGGGGGGRERDRRRSRDRERSGRF
- the U2AF1 gene encoding splicing factor U2AF 35 kDa subunit isoform X1, encoding MAEYLASIFGTEKDKVNCSFYFKIGACRHGDRCSRLHNKPTFSQTIALLNIYRNPQNSSQSADGLRCAVSDVEMQEHYDEFFEEVFTEMEEKYGEVEEMNVCDNLGDHLVGNVYVKFRREEDAEKAVIDLNNRWFNGQPIHAELSPVTDFREACCRQYEMGECTRGGFCNFMHLKPISRELRRELYGRRRKKHRSRSRSRERRSRSRDRGRGGGGGGGGGRERDRRRSRDRERSGRF